The genomic window CGTACGACGACGAGGAGACGCCGATGCCTCCAGGCATCACGACGCTTGCCGCAGACGCCCCCGAGCTGTCTGCCGCCAACACCGGGTTCATGCTCATCTGCTCCGCTCTGGTGATGCTCATGACGCCGGGCCTGGCCTTCTTCTACGGAGGCATGGTCAGGGTCAAGAGCACCCTCAACATGCTGATGATGAGCTTCATCAGCCTCGGGATCGTCACGATCCTCTGGGTGCTGTACGGCTTCAGCCTCGCCTTCGGCACCGACTCCGGCTCGCTCATCGGCTGGAGCTCCGACTACGTCGGACTGAGCGGCATCGGGCTGACCCAGCTGTGGGACGGCTACACCATCCCGGTGTACGTCTTCGCCGTCTTCCAGCTGATGTTCGCGATCATCACGCCCGCCCTGATCAGCGGTGCGCTCGCGGACCGGGTCAAGTTCACCGCCTGGGCGCTGTTCGTCGCCCTGTGGGTCACCGTCGTCTACTTCCCGGTCGCGCACTGGGTGTGGGGCGCGGGCGGCTGGCTGTTCGAGCTCGGCGTCATCGACTTCGCCGGCGGTACCGCCGTCCACATCAACGCCGGTGCCGCGGCCCTCGGCGTGATCCTCGTCATCGGCAAGCGCGTCGGCTTCAAGAGGGACCCGATGCGGCCGCACAGCCTGCCGCTGGTGATGCTCGGCGCCGGGCTGCTGTGGTTCGGCTGGTTCGGCTTCAACGCCGGCTCCTGGCTCGGCAACGACGACGGCGTCGGCGCGGTGATGTTCGTCAACACGCAGGTCGCCACCGCCGCCGCGATGCTCGCCTGGCTCGCCTACGAGAAGATCCGCCACGGCTCCTTCACCACCCTCGGCGCCGCCTCCGGTGCGGTCGCGGGCCTCGTGGCCATCACCCCGTCCGGCGGCTCGGTCAGCCCGCTCGGTGCCATCGCCGTCGGTGCCATCGCCGGTCTGCTGTGCGCCATGGCCGTCGGTCTGAAGTACAAGTTCGGCTACGACGACTCCCTCGACGTCGTCGGTGTCCACCTCGTCGGCGGTGTCGTCGGCTCCCTGCTCGTCGGCTTCTTCGCCACCGGCGGTGTCCAGTCCGACGCCAAGGGCCTCTTCTACGGCGGCGGCCTCGACCAGCTCGGCAAGCAGGCCGTGGGCGTGTTCGCCGTCCTCGCCTACTCTCTGATCGTCTCCGCGCTCCTCGCCCTCGTCCTCGACAAGACGATCGGCATGAGGGTCACCGAGGACGACGAGATCTCCGGCATCGACCAGATCGAGCACGCCGAGACCGCGTACGACTTCAGCGGAGCGGGCGGCGGCGCCGGATCCCGCAAGGCAGCCCCCGCATCCGCCGACACCGTGGCAGCCGCACCGAAGAACAAGAAGGTGGACGCATGAAGCTCATCACCGCAGTCGTGAAGCCGCACCGGCTGGACGAGATCAAGGAGGCCCTCCAGGCCTTCGGCATCCAGGGACTCACGGTCACCGAGGCCAGCGGCTACGGACGGCAGCGCGGACACACCGAGGTCTACCGGGGCGCCGAGTACACCGTGGACCTCGTCCCCAAGATCCGCATCGAGGTGCTCGTCGAGGACGATGACGCCGAACAGCTCATCGACGTGGTGGTGAAGGCGGCCCGAACCGGCAAGATCGGTGACGGCAAGGTGTGGAGCGTGCCGGTCGAGACGGCGGTCCGGGTGCGGACCGGCGAACGCGGACCGGACGCGCTGTAGACGGGAGTTGCTGGGTGACGAGCCTCGATGTGACCACTGAAGCGGAAGACTCGGGACCCAGCGGCTACGCGGCGGCCCGGCTGCGCCTCCTCCAGGAGAAGGCGCGGTCCGGGCCGCCGCGCCGTGCCGCCCTGGCCCGGCTGACCGACGACTGGCTCTCCGCGCTGTTCACCACAGCCGCGCAGAGCCTCGGAGTCCGCGGCGCCGCGCTGGTCGCCGTCGGCGGGTACGGACGCGGCGAACTCTCCCCGCGCAGCGACCTCGACCTGCTCCTGCTGCACGACGGCAGCGCCGACAGCGGCGCGGTCGCCTCACTCGCCGACCGGATCTGGTACCCGGTCTGGGACCTCGGCCTGGCCCTCGACCACTCCGTGCGCACCCCCGCCGAGGCCCGCAGGACCGCGGGCGACGACCTCAAGGTGCAGCTCGGCCTCCTCGACGCCCGGGGCATCGCCGGAGACCTGGGTCTCGTCGCCGGGCTGCGCAGCGCCGTCCTCGCCGACTGGCGCAACCAGGCCCCCAAGCGGCTCCCGGAGCTCGACGAGCTCTGCCGCGAACGGGCCGAACGCCAGGGCGAGCTCCAGTTCCTGCTGGAACCCGATCTCAAGGAGGCCCGTGGCGGCCTGCGCGACGCCACCGCCCTGCGCGCCGTCGCCGCCTCCTGGCTCGCCGACGCCCCCCGCGAAGGGCTCGCCGACGCCCGCCGC from Streptomyces sp. FIT100 includes these protein-coding regions:
- a CDS encoding ammonium transporter is translated as MPPGITTLAADAPELSAANTGFMLICSALVMLMTPGLAFFYGGMVRVKSTLNMLMMSFISLGIVTILWVLYGFSLAFGTDSGSLIGWSSDYVGLSGIGLTQLWDGYTIPVYVFAVFQLMFAIITPALISGALADRVKFTAWALFVALWVTVVYFPVAHWVWGAGGWLFELGVIDFAGGTAVHINAGAAALGVILVIGKRVGFKRDPMRPHSLPLVMLGAGLLWFGWFGFNAGSWLGNDDGVGAVMFVNTQVATAAAMLAWLAYEKIRHGSFTTLGAASGAVAGLVAITPSGGSVSPLGAIAVGAIAGLLCAMAVGLKYKFGYDDSLDVVGVHLVGGVVGSLLVGFFATGGVQSDAKGLFYGGGLDQLGKQAVGVFAVLAYSLIVSALLALVLDKTIGMRVTEDDEISGIDQIEHAETAYDFSGAGGGAGSRKAAPASADTVAAAPKNKKVDA
- a CDS encoding P-II family nitrogen regulator; amino-acid sequence: MKLITAVVKPHRLDEIKEALQAFGIQGLTVTEASGYGRQRGHTEVYRGAEYTVDLVPKIRIEVLVEDDDAEQLIDVVVKAARTGKIGDGKVWSVPVETAVRVRTGERGPDAL